The Micromonospora krabiensis genome window below encodes:
- a CDS encoding FAD-binding oxidoreductase, which produces MAAAASSIDRSGALEITQRLTEICGPPFARFAGPADEVAGRAARWVAVPGAPAAAARVLRLAAAHGLTVVPRGAGTKIDWGAVPEHVDILLDTGRLAGIGHETVGAPTAEVGAGTPLRAVQATLERTGQRLAVDAPSPGATLGGVLAAGEAGPLRHRHGSPCDQLVGVRYLTADGELVNAGGGAPGLDLARLLCGSQGGLGVLVSATLRVQPVPASRLWISRPVWTPLEVNDLVRAILAARLDPAAVELDLTPTRPHRLPRPDDPSAAARARHPSMAGRAHVPARAGSLVVLLEGGPADTVERAERLVALLDGHATVTHSPPTWWRRYPFAPGDTALRIEVPITDLHAAVYALRDAAGAPVPVRGSAGLGVVHAALPGSLPAERVASILAAVRGVLLARKGRCVVLAAPPQVRRAVDLWGELTTVPRLRAAKEHLDPHHRLAPGRLPGGL; this is translated from the coding sequence ATGGCGGCTGCAGCGAGTTCCATCGACCGGTCCGGTGCCCTCGAGATAACCCAGCGGTTGACGGAGATCTGCGGACCGCCCTTCGCCCGGTTCGCCGGCCCGGCCGACGAGGTCGCCGGGCGCGCCGCCCGCTGGGTGGCGGTGCCCGGCGCGCCGGCCGCCGCCGCGCGGGTGCTCCGGCTCGCGGCCGCCCACGGTCTCACGGTGGTGCCGCGCGGCGCCGGCACGAAAATCGACTGGGGTGCCGTCCCGGAGCACGTCGACATCCTGCTCGACACCGGCCGGCTGGCCGGCATCGGGCACGAGACGGTGGGCGCGCCGACGGCCGAGGTCGGCGCGGGCACGCCGCTGCGGGCGGTGCAGGCGACGCTGGAACGCACCGGCCAGCGGCTGGCGGTCGACGCGCCGTCGCCGGGCGCGACGCTGGGTGGCGTGCTCGCCGCGGGCGAGGCCGGCCCGCTGCGGCACCGGCACGGCAGCCCCTGCGACCAACTGGTCGGCGTCCGCTACCTGACCGCTGACGGGGAGCTGGTCAACGCCGGCGGCGGCGCCCCCGGGCTCGACCTGGCCCGGCTGCTGTGCGGCTCGCAGGGTGGGCTCGGTGTGCTGGTCTCGGCCACCCTGCGGGTGCAGCCGGTGCCGGCGAGCCGGTTGTGGATCTCCCGTCCGGTGTGGACCCCGCTCGAGGTCAACGACCTGGTGCGCGCCATCCTCGCCGCGCGTCTCGACCCGGCGGCGGTCGAGCTGGACCTCACCCCCACCCGCCCCCACCGGCTGCCCCGCCCCGACGACCCGTCCGCCGCGGCCCGCGCCCGCCACCCGTCGATGGCCGGCCGGGCGCACGTTCCGGCCCGGGCCGGCAGCCTCGTCGTGCTGCTGGAGGGCGGTCCGGCCGACACGGTCGAACGGGCCGAACGCCTGGTGGCGCTCCTGGACGGTCACGCAACCGTCACCCACTCCCCACCGACGTGGTGGCGGCGCTACCCGTTCGCCCCGGGCGACACCGCACTGCGGATCGAGGTGCCGATCACCGACCTGCACGCGGCGGTCTACGCCCTGCGCGACGCGGCCGGTGCCCCGGTGCCCGTCCGTGGTTCCGCCGGGCTGGGCGTGGTGCACGCCGCGCTGCCCGGGTCGCTCCCGGCCGAGCGGGTGGCCTCCATCCTGGCCGCCGTGCGCGGGGTGCTGCTGGCCCGCAAGGGCCGGTGCGTGGTGCTCGCTGCGCCGCCGCAGGTACGCCGGGCGGTCGACCTGTGGGGCGAGCTGACCACCGTGCCCCGGCTGCGCGCGGCCAAGGAGCACCTCGACCCACACCACCGGCTCGCCCCCGGCCGTCTGCCCGGCGGCCTCTGA
- a CDS encoding S9 family peptidase, whose product MTTETSPPAAKRVPSERIHHGDTVVDEYAWLAAKDDPETIAYLTAENAYTEARTAHLAALRTELFEETRRRTQETDLSVPTRKDGYWYYTRTVEGQQYGVHCRRAVRDGETEPPVSADGAPLDGEEVLLDGNLLAEGHDFFSLGAFDVSPDGRWLAYSTDFSGDERFTLRVKDLSTGELLPDEVPDTFYGTAWSSDASVLFYVTVDEAWRPNRVWRHTIGSAAADDVVVHQEDDERFWVGVELTRSEKFILIDIHSKITSEVLVIPAGNPTGAPAVIAPRRQGVEYAVEHHGHRFLILHNDEAEDFALAYTSADAPGDWVPLIPHTPGTRLEAVDAFADHLVVSLRTDGLTGLRVLPIGGGDAYDIDFPEPLYSVGLDANPEYRTGQIRLRYASLVTPDSIYDYDLVTRQMVLRKRKPVLPGPDGRPYDPDDYEQHRDWALADDGTRVPISLVFRKGTPQDGSAPCEIYGYGSYEASMDPWFSVARLSLLDRGVIFAVAHIRGGGELGRRWYDQGKLLAKKNTFTDFVACARHLVKAGWTASDRLVARGASAGGLLMGAVANLAPDAFAGIVAQVPFVDALTSILDPSLPLTVTEWEEWGNPLDDPEVYAYMKSYTPYENVRAVDYPAILAVTSLNDTRVLYHEPAKWVARLRATAPQGDYLLKTEMGAGHGGPSGRYDSWREEAFINAWILDRLGRA is encoded by the coding sequence GTGACCACCGAGACTTCCCCGCCCGCCGCCAAGCGGGTGCCGAGCGAGCGGATCCACCACGGCGACACCGTCGTCGACGAGTACGCCTGGCTGGCGGCCAAGGACGACCCGGAGACGATCGCCTACCTGACCGCCGAGAACGCCTACACCGAGGCCCGCACGGCCCACCTGGCGGCGCTGCGCACCGAGCTGTTCGAGGAGACCCGTCGGCGCACCCAGGAGACCGACCTGTCGGTGCCGACCCGCAAGGACGGCTACTGGTACTACACCCGGACCGTCGAGGGGCAGCAGTACGGCGTGCACTGCCGGCGCGCGGTCCGCGACGGCGAGACCGAGCCGCCGGTCAGTGCCGACGGCGCCCCGCTGGACGGCGAGGAGGTGCTGCTCGACGGCAACCTGCTGGCCGAGGGGCACGACTTCTTCTCCCTCGGCGCGTTCGACGTGAGCCCCGACGGACGCTGGCTGGCCTACTCGACGGACTTCTCCGGGGACGAGCGGTTCACCCTGCGGGTCAAGGACCTCAGCACCGGCGAGCTGCTGCCCGACGAGGTGCCCGACACGTTCTACGGCACCGCCTGGTCGAGCGACGCCTCGGTGCTGTTCTACGTGACCGTCGACGAGGCCTGGCGGCCCAACCGGGTGTGGCGGCACACCATCGGCTCCGCCGCGGCCGACGACGTGGTGGTCCACCAGGAGGACGACGAGCGGTTCTGGGTGGGCGTCGAGCTGACCCGCTCGGAGAAGTTCATCCTGATCGACATCCACAGCAAGATCACCAGCGAGGTGCTGGTCATCCCGGCCGGCAACCCGACCGGCGCGCCCGCGGTGATCGCGCCCCGGCGGCAGGGCGTCGAGTACGCGGTGGAGCACCACGGTCACCGCTTCCTCATCCTGCACAACGACGAGGCCGAGGACTTCGCGCTCGCGTACACGTCGGCGGACGCACCCGGCGACTGGGTGCCCCTGATCCCGCACACCCCGGGCACCCGGCTGGAGGCGGTCGACGCGTTCGCCGACCACCTGGTCGTCTCGCTGCGAACCGACGGGCTCACCGGGCTGCGGGTGCTGCCGATCGGCGGTGGCGACGCGTACGACATCGACTTCCCCGAGCCGCTCTACAGCGTGGGCCTGGACGCCAACCCGGAGTACCGGACCGGGCAGATCCGGCTGCGTTACGCCTCGCTGGTCACCCCGGACTCGATCTACGACTACGACCTGGTGACCCGGCAGATGGTGCTGCGCAAGCGGAAGCCGGTGCTGCCCGGGCCGGACGGCCGCCCGTACGACCCGGACGACTACGAGCAGCACCGCGACTGGGCGCTCGCCGACGACGGCACCCGGGTGCCGATCTCGCTCGTCTTCCGCAAGGGCACCCCGCAGGACGGCTCGGCCCCCTGCGAGATCTACGGCTACGGCTCGTACGAGGCCAGCATGGACCCGTGGTTCTCGGTGGCCCGACTCTCCCTGCTGGACCGTGGCGTCATCTTCGCGGTGGCGCACATCCGGGGCGGCGGCGAGCTGGGTCGGCGCTGGTACGACCAGGGCAAGCTGCTGGCCAAGAAGAACACCTTCACCGACTTCGTGGCCTGCGCCCGACACCTGGTCAAGGCGGGCTGGACGGCCAGCGACCGGCTGGTGGCCCGGGGCGCGTCGGCCGGCGGGCTGCTGATGGGCGCGGTCGCCAACCTGGCGCCCGACGCCTTCGCCGGGATCGTGGCGCAGGTGCCGTTCGTGGACGCGCTCACCTCGATCCTCGATCCGTCGCTGCCGCTGACGGTGACCGAGTGGGAGGAGTGGGGCAACCCGCTCGACGACCCCGAGGTCTACGCGTACATGAAGTCCTACACGCCGTACGAGAACGTGCGGGCGGTGGACTACCCGGCGATCCTCGCGGTGACCAGCCTGAACGACACCCGGGTGCTCTACCACGAGCCGGCCAAGTGGGTCGCGCGGCTGCGGGCCACCGCACCGCAGGGCGACTACCTGTTGAAGACCGAGATGGGCGCGGGCCACGGCGGCCCCAGCGGCCGGTACGACTCGTGGCGTGAGGAGGCGTTCATCAACGCCTGGATCCTCGACCGCCTCGGCCGGGCCTGA
- a CDS encoding bifunctional polysaccharide deacetylase/glycosyltransferase family 2 protein, producing MTPPRHVARRDPRAHWLLLLLGLVLLLAALTLHGLVSGLGGGSGPAATAGTSGQHLTGVPEAVAAGGPVLRLDGPDPVSRTMPDRTIALTFDDGPDPRWTPQVLDVLRRHHAHATFFVVGARVNEHPELVRRILAEGHEIGSHTFTHADLASLPGWRRDLELSLTRKSVAGATGREVTLFRPPFSSLPSELSAADYDALRGAAGSGHIAVLADRDTRDWERPGVDRIVAAATPARGGGAVVLMHDGGGDRAQTVTALDQLLAKLTRDGYAFTTVSTGVGAPESVLPASTGSRLSGTALRWAQLGAGWVAGAMNLLLGVALVLGVARLAVQVVCARRHVRRVRRPDTHRPVVRAPVSVIVPAYNEAANIAATVRSLVASAYPAIEVIVVDDGSTDGTADIVERMRLRGVRVIRQANAGKPAALNTGIRAARANLLVLVDGDTVFQPDTVHRLVQGFADPTVGAISGNTKVANRRRLLGRWQHLEYVIGFNLDRRMYDVLECMPTIPGAIGAFRREVLLDVGGVPGDTLAEDTDLTMRVLRAGWRVVYEESAIAWTEAPSSLRQLWRQRYRWCYGTMQAMWKHRHALRETGAGGKLGRRGLPYLTVFQIVLPLTAPAVDVFAVYGLLFLPWSTLVLGWLGLLLLQVFTAGYALRLDRERPGPLWTLPLQQLVYRQVMYLVVVQSVVTALIGNRLRWHRMVRTGEAAALATAGRAG from the coding sequence GTGACACCGCCACGGCACGTCGCGCGACGCGATCCCCGGGCCCACTGGCTCCTGCTCCTGCTCGGTCTCGTGCTGCTGCTCGCAGCGCTCACCCTGCACGGCCTGGTGAGCGGGCTGGGCGGCGGCTCCGGCCCGGCAGCCACCGCCGGAACCAGCGGCCAGCACCTCACCGGTGTCCCGGAGGCCGTCGCCGCCGGTGGGCCGGTGCTCCGGCTCGACGGGCCCGACCCGGTCAGCCGGACGATGCCCGACCGGACGATCGCACTCACCTTCGACGACGGGCCGGACCCACGCTGGACCCCGCAGGTGCTCGACGTGCTGCGCCGCCACCACGCCCACGCCACGTTCTTCGTGGTCGGGGCCCGGGTCAACGAGCACCCCGAGCTGGTGCGGCGGATCCTCGCCGAGGGGCACGAGATCGGCTCGCACACCTTCACCCACGCCGACCTCGCCAGCCTCCCCGGCTGGCGGCGTGACCTCGAACTCTCGCTGACCCGCAAGTCGGTCGCCGGAGCGACCGGGCGGGAGGTCACCCTGTTCCGCCCACCCTTCTCGTCGCTGCCGTCCGAGCTGAGTGCTGCCGACTATGACGCGCTGCGCGGCGCGGCCGGCAGCGGTCACATCGCCGTGCTCGCCGACCGCGACACCCGGGACTGGGAGCGCCCCGGCGTCGATCGGATCGTCGCGGCGGCCACCCCGGCGCGCGGCGGGGGCGCGGTGGTGCTGATGCACGACGGCGGCGGCGACCGCGCGCAGACGGTCACGGCGCTGGACCAACTGCTGGCGAAGCTCACCCGGGACGGGTACGCCTTCACCACCGTCTCGACCGGTGTCGGCGCGCCGGAGTCCGTGTTGCCGGCGAGCACCGGCAGCCGGCTCAGCGGCACCGCGCTGCGCTGGGCCCAGCTCGGCGCGGGCTGGGTGGCCGGCGCCATGAACCTGCTGCTCGGCGTTGCGCTGGTGCTCGGCGTCGCCCGCCTGGCGGTACAGGTGGTCTGCGCCCGACGACATGTCCGCCGCGTCCGCCGACCCGACACCCACCGGCCCGTGGTGCGCGCCCCGGTCTCGGTGATCGTGCCCGCGTACAACGAGGCGGCGAACATCGCGGCGACCGTCCGGTCCCTGGTGGCCAGCGCGTACCCGGCGATCGAGGTGATCGTGGTGGACGACGGGTCCACCGACGGCACCGCCGACATCGTCGAGCGGATGCGCCTACGCGGCGTCCGCGTCATCCGACAGGCGAACGCCGGCAAACCGGCCGCCCTGAACACCGGCATCCGGGCCGCCCGCGCGAACCTGCTGGTGCTGGTGGACGGCGACACGGTGTTCCAGCCGGACACCGTCCACCGGCTCGTACAGGGCTTCGCCGACCCGACCGTGGGCGCGATCTCCGGCAACACGAAGGTGGCCAACCGGCGGCGACTGCTCGGCCGCTGGCAGCACCTGGAGTACGTCATCGGCTTCAACCTCGACCGCCGCATGTACGACGTGCTGGAGTGCATGCCGACGATTCCCGGCGCGATCGGCGCGTTCCGCCGCGAGGTGCTGCTCGACGTCGGCGGGGTGCCGGGGGACACCCTGGCCGAGGACACCGACCTCACCATGCGGGTGCTCCGGGCCGGCTGGCGCGTGGTGTACGAGGAGTCGGCGATCGCCTGGACCGAGGCGCCGTCCTCGCTGCGGCAACTGTGGCGGCAGCGCTACCGCTGGTGCTACGGGACCATGCAGGCGATGTGGAAGCACCGGCACGCGCTGCGCGAGACGGGCGCCGGCGGCAAACTGGGTCGGCGCGGCCTGCCGTACCTCACGGTGTTCCAGATCGTCCTGCCGCTCACCGCGCCGGCGGTCGACGTGTTCGCCGTCTACGGGCTGCTCTTCCTGCCCTGGTCGACGCTCGTCCTCGGATGGCTCGGGCTGCTGCTGCTCCAGGTGTTCACGGCCGGCTACGCGCTGCGCCTGGACCGGGAACGGCCCGGCCCGCTGTGGACGTTGCCGCTCCAACAGCTCGTCTACCGGCAGGTGATGTACCTGGTGGTGGTCCAGTCGGTGGTCACCGCGCTGATCGGTAACCGGCTGCGCTGGCACCGGATGGTCCGCACCGGCGAGGCGGCGGCCCTGGCCACCGCGGGCCGCGCCGGCTGA
- a CDS encoding FtsX-like permease family protein: MRPGTLLRLALAGTRTDTARVLLTALSAALAAAAALAALTVLAIPEPVGDPYAEAEQYRNALLREPGLRGGTAFALLLLMIPVLALAGQCARLGAPARDRRLAALRLAGATPGQVSRLAVLETGVASLLGTLAALGIHLGGRVLLGRPDARGRLALPTDVLPAPGALAAVVLGLPVVAALATAVLLRRVTTSPLGVTRRVNRERGPRPWSAVLIATGLAAFAFGGLTLRSFDDATDPPVGLLLGLFAGGGLVAMAGVVTGTGWISYSVGRLLHRHARRPAALLAAGRLMADPWAGSRTFAALLAAVIFGAGAAGLRAYFVTQDEIERRQNRLVGIDEGANPFYLSTMNLVDLAVAVAVGIAAAGLLVAVVEGIVARRRAYAALVATGVPRGTLARSIVWQSVLPAVPAIALALGVGLFLARGVFAGATRGSSSYEVCEASADICADAVARQQHTRIVHTPEVRVTPDVPLEHLALLGAGALAAVLVTVGIGLLFLRASTATEELRTT; the protein is encoded by the coding sequence GTGAGGCCCGGCACCCTGCTCCGGCTGGCCCTGGCCGGCACCCGCACCGACACGGCCCGGGTGCTGCTCACCGCGCTGAGCGCCGCGCTCGCCGCGGCGGCGGCGCTGGCCGCGCTGACCGTGCTCGCCATTCCGGAGCCGGTCGGTGACCCCTACGCCGAGGCCGAGCAGTACCGCAACGCGTTGCTGCGCGAGCCGGGCCTGCGCGGCGGCACCGCGTTCGCCCTGCTGCTGCTCATGATCCCGGTGCTGGCGCTGGCCGGGCAGTGCGCCCGGCTCGGCGCGCCGGCCCGCGACCGGCGGTTGGCCGCGCTGCGGCTCGCCGGTGCCACCCCGGGCCAGGTCAGTCGGCTCGCGGTGCTGGAGACCGGGGTGGCCAGCCTCCTCGGCACCCTCGCCGCCCTGGGGATCCACCTGGGCGGCCGGGTGCTGCTGGGCCGGCCCGACGCCCGGGGTCGACTGGCCCTCCCCACCGACGTGCTGCCGGCACCGGGCGCGCTGGCGGCCGTCGTTCTCGGGCTGCCGGTGGTGGCCGCGCTCGCCACCGCGGTGCTCCTGCGCCGGGTCACCACCAGCCCGCTCGGGGTCACCCGCCGGGTCAACCGGGAGCGGGGGCCACGGCCGTGGTCGGCGGTCCTCATCGCGACCGGGCTGGCCGCGTTCGCGTTCGGCGGGCTGACCCTGCGCTCGTTCGACGACGCCACCGACCCCCCGGTCGGGCTCCTGCTGGGCCTCTTCGCCGGTGGTGGGCTGGTGGCGATGGCCGGCGTGGTGACCGGCACCGGCTGGATCTCCTACAGCGTCGGCCGACTGCTGCACAGGCACGCCCGGCGCCCCGCCGCGCTGCTCGCCGCCGGACGGTTGATGGCCGACCCGTGGGCCGGCAGCCGGACCTTCGCCGCGCTCCTGGCCGCCGTGATCTTCGGGGCCGGAGCGGCCGGGCTGCGGGCGTACTTCGTCACGCAGGACGAGATCGAACGCCGGCAGAACCGCCTCGTCGGGATCGACGAGGGGGCCAACCCCTTCTACCTGTCCACCATGAATCTGGTCGACCTCGCGGTGGCCGTCGCGGTGGGCATCGCCGCGGCGGGCCTGCTGGTCGCCGTGGTCGAGGGCATCGTCGCGCGCCGCCGGGCGTACGCCGCGCTGGTGGCGACCGGTGTTCCCCGGGGCACCCTGGCCCGGTCGATCGTCTGGCAGTCGGTGCTGCCCGCGGTCCCCGCGATCGCGCTGGCGTTGGGGGTCGGCCTGTTCCTGGCCCGGGGCGTCTTCGCCGGCGCCACCCGGGGCTCCTCCTCGTACGAGGTCTGCGAGGCCAGCGCCGACATCTGCGCCGACGCGGTGGCCCGCCAGCAGCACACCCGCATCGTGCACACGCCGGAGGTGCGGGTCACGCCGGACGTGCCGCTGGAGCATCTGGCGCTGCTCGGGGCCGGCGCGCTGGCCGCGGTGCTGGTCACCGTGGGGATCGGCCTGCTCTTCCTGCGGGCGAGCACCGCGACCGAGGAGCTTAGGACGACCTGA
- a CDS encoding ABC transporter ATP-binding protein: MTELQARGVVKAYGRTPALRGVTLDVAEGEIVAVTGPSGCGKSTLLHCLAGILRPDAGEVLWQGRRIDGWSEATRSRLRRTEFGVLFQFGQLVAELTAAENVALPLLLAGTGRREARTAALTWLERFGVADVADVRPGEMSGGQQQRCATARALVTEPRVLFADEPTGALDTLTGEQVLGALVRLAREQRTAIVLVTHEPRIAAYADREVVLRDGMVDHTGLGLDTPLAGGHR, from the coding sequence ATGACCGAACTCCAGGCGCGTGGCGTGGTCAAGGCGTACGGGCGGACGCCCGCGCTGCGCGGCGTCACGCTCGACGTCGCCGAGGGGGAGATCGTCGCCGTCACCGGGCCGAGCGGCTGCGGCAAGTCCACCCTGCTGCACTGCCTCGCCGGGATCCTGCGCCCGGACGCAGGCGAGGTCCTCTGGCAGGGCCGGCGGATCGACGGCTGGTCCGAGGCGACCCGGTCCCGGCTGCGTCGCACCGAGTTCGGAGTGCTGTTCCAGTTCGGTCAGCTCGTCGCCGAGCTCACCGCGGCGGAGAACGTCGCGCTTCCGCTGCTTCTCGCCGGCACGGGGCGGCGAGAGGCGCGGACCGCGGCGCTGACCTGGCTGGAGCGGTTCGGTGTCGCCGACGTTGCCGACGTGCGTCCGGGGGAGATGTCCGGCGGCCAGCAACAGCGGTGCGCCACCGCCCGGGCGCTGGTGACCGAGCCCCGGGTGCTCTTCGCCGACGAGCCGACCGGCGCGCTGGACACGCTCACCGGCGAGCAGGTGCTGGGCGCGCTGGTCCGGCTCGCCCGGGAGCAGCGCACCGCGATCGTCCTGGTGACCCACGAGCCGCGGATCGCCGCGTACGCCGATCGGGAGGTGGTCCTCCGCGACGGGATGGTCGACCACACCGGGCTGGGCCTGGACACGCCGCTCGCCGGCGGCCACCGGTGA
- a CDS encoding PadR family transcriptional regulator, protein MSTPHVLLGLLATGSKHGYELKRAHDERLPRARPLAFGQVYATLGRLQRDGLVAATGQDRDAGPDRTTYALTGDGHAALDRWLSTVEPPMPYVASTLFAKVVVALLVADADRARSYLIDQRRAHTARLRELTALKTDPAARLDDVVAADFAIAHLDADLRWLHTTLDRVADWHREVHA, encoded by the coding sequence GTGTCCACACCGCACGTCCTGCTCGGTCTGCTCGCCACGGGCAGCAAGCACGGCTACGAGCTCAAGCGGGCACACGACGAACGGCTCCCCCGGGCCCGGCCACTGGCCTTCGGGCAGGTCTACGCCACGCTCGGCCGGCTGCAACGGGACGGGTTGGTGGCCGCCACCGGGCAGGACCGCGACGCCGGCCCGGACCGGACGACCTACGCGCTGACCGGTGACGGGCACGCGGCACTCGACCGCTGGCTGTCCACCGTCGAGCCACCCATGCCGTACGTGGCGAGCACGCTCTTCGCCAAGGTGGTCGTGGCGCTGCTCGTCGCCGACGCGGACCGGGCCCGGTCCTACCTGATCGACCAGCGCCGCGCGCACACCGCACGACTGCGCGAGCTGACCGCGCTCAAGACCGACCCGGCGGCCCGGCTCGACGACGTCGTCGCGGCCGACTTCGCCATCGCACACCTCGACGCCGACCTGCGGTGGCTGCACACCACTCTGGACCGGGTCGCCGACTGGCACCGGGAGGTGCACGCATGA
- a CDS encoding TIGR03086 family metal-binding protein translates to MATQTSDLLAAAAPRTVAVVRGIADDQLDLPTPCRDYAVRDLLNHLFEVVVNFQELAARRPVDWADKPDFLAEGWRDRFEAETGRLIAAWSDPASQEGVSPGMGMPQTTVGGMALLDLTVHGWDLATATGQEYAPAPEATLALHELAEQLGPTARKMGVFAEPVPTGATVSDLHRLLGLTGRDPAWAATR, encoded by the coding sequence ATGGCCACTCAGACTAGCGATCTGCTCGCGGCCGCGGCGCCGCGTACGGTCGCGGTGGTGCGCGGCATCGCCGACGACCAGTTGGACCTGCCGACGCCGTGCCGGGACTACGCGGTACGCGACCTGCTCAACCACCTCTTCGAGGTGGTGGTCAACTTCCAGGAACTGGCGGCCCGGCGCCCGGTCGACTGGGCGGACAAGCCGGACTTCCTCGCGGAGGGCTGGCGGGACCGCTTCGAGGCGGAGACCGGCCGGTTGATCGCGGCCTGGTCCGACCCGGCGAGCCAGGAGGGCGTCTCGCCCGGGATGGGCATGCCGCAGACCACGGTCGGCGGGATGGCGCTGCTGGACCTGACCGTGCACGGCTGGGACCTCGCCACGGCGACCGGCCAGGAGTACGCGCCCGCCCCGGAGGCGACCCTCGCGCTGCACGAGCTGGCCGAGCAGCTCGGCCCGACGGCCCGGAAGATGGGCGTCTTCGCGGAGCCGGTGCCGACCGGTGCCACCGTTTCCGACCTGCACCGCCTGCTCGGCCTGACCGGCCGCGACCCGGCCTGGGCCGCCACCCGCTGA
- a CDS encoding helix-turn-helix domain-containing protein — translation MRQQPRGDSRGILDPSRMLRQVHFRRHLPAAPLRRYVEHYWLIDWDLREPFTQHVVPHPAVNLVFQRDGDGRETGEVAGVGRELFTITLSGRGRVCGVQFRPGGFRPFWRRPVAELTGHRRPLTDLAASWPPAAAHHGGICDGTDTERRRALDDLLTGWAPEPDPVTDEVIRLVEEIRADRTVLRVDAFARRHGLSTRRLQRLFLDRVGVGPKWVIRRYRLQEAIEQAAEGPPPDWATLAVDLGYSDQAHLIREFTAVTGTSPAAYARSLG, via the coding sequence ATGCGACAGCAGCCGCGCGGTGACAGTCGGGGCATCCTCGACCCGAGCCGGATGTTGCGTCAGGTCCACTTCCGGCGCCACCTGCCCGCCGCGCCGCTACGCCGCTACGTCGAGCACTACTGGCTGATCGACTGGGACCTGCGCGAACCCTTCACCCAGCACGTGGTGCCGCACCCGGCGGTCAACCTGGTGTTCCAGCGCGACGGCGACGGTCGCGAGACCGGTGAGGTGGCCGGCGTCGGGCGGGAACTGTTCACCATCACCCTGTCCGGTCGGGGCCGGGTCTGCGGGGTGCAGTTCCGGCCCGGCGGCTTCCGGCCGTTCTGGCGCCGGCCGGTCGCCGAGCTGACCGGCCACCGCCGGCCACTCACCGACCTCGCCGCGTCGTGGCCGCCGGCCGCCGCGCACCACGGCGGCATCTGCGACGGTACGGACACCGAGCGCCGCCGCGCCCTGGACGACCTGCTCACCGGCTGGGCGCCCGAGCCGGACCCGGTGACCGACGAGGTGATCCGGCTGGTGGAGGAGATCCGTGCGGATCGGACGGTGCTGCGGGTGGACGCCTTCGCCCGCCGGCACGGACTGTCCACCCGCCGGCTGCAACGCCTCTTCCTCGACCGGGTGGGCGTCGGCCCGAAGTGGGTGATCCGGCGCTACCGGTTGCAGGAGGCGATCGAGCAGGCCGCCGAGGGCCCGCCACCGGACTGGGCGACCCTCGCCGTCGACCTGGGCTACAGCGACCAGGCGCACCTGATCCGGGAGTTCACCGCCGTCACCGGCACCTCGCCCGCGGCGTACGCCCGCTCACTCGGCTGA